Part of the Dethiosulfovibrio peptidovorans genome, CGGAGTGGAGCATTTCATTGCCGAAGATATTCCCTTTCTGCGCCGCTACGATACAAAAATCATTGCCAACCTGGCCGGACACAGTGTCAGTGAATACTGCCAGGTAGCCGAGCGGCTGAGCGACTCCGACGTGGACATGATGGAACTCAACATTTCCTGTCCCAATGTTCAGGAAGGCGGAGCCGCCTTCGGCACAGCTCCCGGTCCGGCCGAGGCCGTAACCGAAGCGGTCCGAAAGGTATGCAGAAAGCCCCTTATTGTCAAACTTTCCCCCAACGTTTCGGATATTGCCGCCATTGCGCGGGCCGTGGAAAA contains:
- a CDS encoding dihydroorotate dehydrogenase, encoding MNTAITIAGVHFKNPVFTCSGTFGSGREYSQFFSLDKLGAVVCKGVSMVPWDGNPAPRIAEVAGGMLNSVGLQNPGVEHFIAEDIPFLRRYDTKIIANLAGHSVSEYCQVAERLSDSDVDMMELNISCPNVQEGGAAFGTAPGPAEAVTEAVRKVCRKPLIVKLSPNVSDIAAIARAVE